A segment of the Candidatus Sulfotelmatobacter sp. genome:
GGTGCGCCGCGCGGTCAGCGACGACGAGGTCGAGAAGGTGCGCGCGATCCTCCGGCGCTGCGTGCCGGGTGCCGCCGGGGAATGCGTGGATCGTGCGGTCTGCCTTTACACCAGCACGCGCGACCAGCACTTCCGGCTCGGCCCCCATCCTGCGCACCCGCAGGTTCTGGTGGCCAGCTGCTGTTCTGGCCACGGCTTCAAGTTCTCGAGCGCGATCGGCGAAGTGCTCGCCGATCTGGCCACCGGCGCTCGGCCCGCCTACGATCTGAATCCCTTCGCGCTCGAACGCTGAGCGCGCTCCCCGAATCTCCACTTCGCCCGAGAGCCGCGTGACCGAATTCTCCGCGCCCGCTGCCGTGCCGAATGCGCCGCTTCCCGAGGCCGTGACGCGTCCGATTCCCTCGATGCTGCTCCGGCTCGCTCTGCCGGTGCTGGCGTCGCAGGCATTGCGCCTCGCCTATCAGTGGGTGGACGCCATCTGGGTGCGCGGGCTGGGCGTATCGGCGACCGCGGCCGTGACATCGTCGATCTTCGTCATGTGGTCGGTCTATTCGCTCAACGACATCTTCGCGATCGGCGTCACCGCGTACGTGAGCCAGTTGATGGGAGCCGGCAACCGCGACCGGGCCGGGGTCGCGGCCTGGAAGGGGCTGCGTTCGTCGTTCCTGCTCGGGCTCGTCGGAACCGCGGCCGGACTGTTTGCCGCGCGGCGGCTGTTCCAGCTGATGGGCGGTGATGCGGCCATCGTGGATTCGGGCGGGCGCTATCTTTCGGTGGTGCTGACCGCGGCGCCGCTGCCGATGCTCGGGCTCACCTGCGAGAGCATCATGCGCGCCTCGGGTGACACCCGAACGCCGTTGCTGATCGACCTCGGCGCGGTACTGCTCAACGCCGCGCTCAGCCCGCTCCTGATCTACGGCGTCGGTCCCTTCCCGCGCCTAGGCGTCGCGGGCGCGGGCTGGGCGACGGTGATCGCCCAGGCGGTGATGGTGACGAGCTATCTCACGCTCGCGGCCCGCGGCCATCGCGCGTTTCCGCTGCGCCGTCACGCCGAGGGTGCGCCGGTGCGCATCCGCGGGCTGGCGCGCGTGGGCCTGCCCGCGTGCCTGATCGGTCTGCTGTTCGCGGTCGTCTACATCGCGTTTGCGCGCTCGGCGTCGCGCTTCGGCGCGGCCTCGATGGCGGTGGTCGGCATTGCCAA
Coding sequences within it:
- a CDS encoding MATE family efflux transporter — translated: MTEFSAPAAVPNAPLPEAVTRPIPSMLLRLALPVLASQALRLAYQWVDAIWVRGLGVSATAAVTSSIFVMWSVYSLNDIFAIGVTAYVSQLMGAGNRDRAGVAAWKGLRSSFLLGLVGTAAGLFAARRLFQLMGGDAAIVDSGGRYLSVVLTAAPLPMLGLTCESIMRASGDTRTPLLIDLGAVLLNAALSPLLIYGVGPFPRLGVAGAGWATVIAQAVMVTSYLTLAARGHRAFPLRRHAEGAPVRIRGLARVGLPACLIGLLFAVVYIAFARSASRFGAASMAVVGIANRVEAFEFVVSVAIGSAGAALVGQNLGARRPDRAMEVWRTGLKWSGGFALALTAVYLLFPRLLLGIFTRDPGVLRVGVPYVRVLSLCFVAAGVEIVTGESLLGSGHTREISAIYTVFSLIRIPLAFWLPDWTGTGAIGVAWLITSTCILRAIVLVGWAARGTWKRGLHRELG